DNA from Brassica napus cultivar Da-Ae chromosome C4, Da-Ae, whole genome shotgun sequence:
ttacatgaaattattataaataatattgttttgatttatgtaattactccaatttaattatatacgtaatagttacagtttttttaattatttaatatatatttattattttattatttcataatatataaataaatgcaAAATAAGTAACAGTATGtgaaaattgtataaatatataatattcattccgCGCAACCCTATATAATAGGTCACATTTATAGTAAAATGTGctttggcttaaaaattgttgCATATCCAAAATCAATATGAACCATCATCATtttcgtttaaaaaaatttcacaataaaaatataaggttgGGCAAAAAATCTCATCCAAAAAACTGAACCAAGGCCGATCCAAATAATAGTACTGAACTTTAACCAAAATTGGTTAGATATCCgaatgggttcaaaattttggtatctagagaaccggaactgaaaaccaaaatattttaggtatccgaatatatctgaacaagatttatatacttaaatatatttaatatttttaaatttaatatctaaaagaatatacaaaatatataagacgTTTTTAAGTTACttgtaaatatatacaaaatagttATAAGTACTTGTTTAAAATAGCTAAACGATACTTATAATACCTAAAATACTTAgaatatctattgatttcctatccaaatatttaagttAAACCAATTCTTATGgtaagtttaaatattttggcatacattattcaaaattatatgttatatattatttttatttttagattttgaaaaatttaaagtatatatgaactttaatttttgaaaacaaaaaaataggtTATCCGAActcaaatccgaaccgaactcacaaagatctgaaccgaaccaaaccctCAAGGATCCGAATCGAACCAAACCCTCAAGGATCCGAATCGAACTAAATCTTCAAAGACCCGAATCGAACCAAATGGTACTCGAATATCCACGTctaatcaaatgtaaaaaaatttattgataacaaaatgtatattgttataatatttatgtacaatatatttttttttaaaatatatatttttaaaagaattctCCCCTCACAGGGCGCAGGTTATCATCTAGTTTTAAGTATTTGAACtcccaaaatttatttaaagaaacaataatgagattttgttatataaactgGGAAATCAAAGAGATTCAAAAATtgcattaattaatataaactcAAAAAGTTCAagcaaataattaattaatgcttttttataatttaatgttttgagAAATTGATATTTCAAgagattaagaaaaaatatttcattattttaaacaataaagaGAACCactataaacaaaagaaaaaaaaaatgtaattttaatttatgtaacACGATGGAAATGGACAATCAATGttctaaaacatataattacaGGTTTTTTACGattataattttactatttaaagaaatttcaaaatattaaattgggAATATGTATTATTTCTCGTAAGTTAatcaatataatttcaaaactaatcaTATTATGCCAAAgataactatattttatgatGGTGATGCAAGATAAAAATCTGATATGTTATAATATCACTAGTGGTTAGATTTATCATAAAATTTGTCTGGTGTACCTTAAAAACTGATAGAAATGTTTTATTGAATGCGCAGTTGAATCCCAATTATATTTAGTCAACCGAAAGGATACATAAGAAATTTTGGCTCTGGTactcagatatatatatatactagattaaGAACTGCGCCTTACGCGGAAAGAacattacatatataaattattttatgtattatatgttttaacatattataaaataataaatatatattaaataattaaaagtaagtaattattacatatattattaaattggtgcgaaaatataattcaattttattaatccaaacaatgtttttttatttgataggatatataactaaatttaaatgatattcacattcatagtatatttttaatattaatgtctattaaatgatactttctactcatatggctttttgatcatttgtatcttttatacaaaaaaaataaattattcataacaaaatttcattgattaatagttttagtaatttataatttaaaaaaaaataagttgtcaatttTTGTTCtaagtttttatcaaaaaatattgttcaaagtaaatttttaaattaaaattgttcaaagtaaatttttaaaaaatgagttgtcaatttttgttcaaaacttttataaaaaaatttgttcaaagtaaattttgaaactaaaatatttatgtattttatatggtatataattaattaaattagactttttacttatataattttgtaatcatttgtattttgtcataaaaaaaattaaaacatagatcacaaaatttgaatgtgagacttttaacagttttagtaatttatagtcgtttttaaaaattcaaaatataacatatacaaaaaaatctaattttttttattacatggtTAATGTTgttgttaaatttattttaatagctttgAATTCTCTACCATAATTATTATCctttgtttaattttcttacCATAGTAATGCAATATccttagacgaccttctaccataaataaaagtaataaattatCTGAAAAGTTTGACTAAAATTTTATGAgtctatttaaatatttaccaTACATGATAATACTAATAATTAGTGAATATCTGCAGTTTCGGCTAagtttttgttaattgtttGAGAATATTTATTAGGTTTACAaagaaatattttgaataatttttggCTTTcaattaaatacttattttaattcattgcaatttttttaaaaaaaaatatgtatgcaTTATTAAAGAACACTAAATAACAAAGTtggtattttcaaaataaaatggttccattttaaattaaaagattactttccatctattatgaaagttcatttgtatattttcttcgATCAAAGTCTATTTTTGTATGTAacacataaaaaattataaatcgaAAGTCGGGTATTAATTTAATACCGTATGATTAACCTGATTTGAATCAAACGGTATTTGGTTACTCCCAGAATATACAGAAATGAACTTATGTCATAATGCAACAGATATTTACTGTTTCTCCGATACCTTTTAAGTAGATAACAATGTTCACTTCTCTGAAGAAAAATTTGATGTTCCAATATCTTCAGAGAGTTCTTTAAATCGGCttcaaggaaacaaaatattgtgaaTTCAAATAGTTGGTCATGGATAAACGATAAAGAATTTTGAAATTGGGATTATCTAGTAACTAGTTACGAAGATCAAGCCGCTAATATCGAACTgatatgtaatattaaaaaataacaaccttattcttattattatttatagataaataagCACATATTTATAACTGTTgcttttttatttctaattatttataacTCCTTTAAATTGCCACACCTCTGTGTAAATAATGCAATTTGGGTTCacacaaaatatgataaaatgatatattaaaattaccaaaaccaaattagtttatttctttgttttagtaaaatattttagaaaatctattatgtaaccatataaaataaaattgggaaaattttataaaagatacaacCATGGTTGATGGTCAAAAGCCAAATGACCTCAAAAACTCTAGTTATCCGCACTAAGCAAATAAATTAGGTACGTACTTTTTGTAAatctaaaattttggaaaacaaACTGAAACCAGATAGAGATTTTAACTGAACATGACTTGTTGACATTTATGGCTGAAGATGGAAAAAACACAAAACCAAAGCGAGAAGTTTGATATTATGATTATGACCTTCCTCTTAGTTTAGATTAATCACATGTCTTCAACCTAGAAGCTATGATACCACTTTGTAACATTTTAGCCTCGTGTTATTGAACGAAGCCTTTATCCATCAACTATTACTTGTATTGTAAGTAACTGAACGCAAGCAACTTTAACAATTTCAGGGCCTCTAACTAGTATGTCTCGTGGGAGACAATTACTCTTAAATTCCACTAgatcaataaaatttacaagAACAAATAACTTATAGAACTACGATGGTTTAGATTATCAAGAGAATATATTAGTAAAAGACCTCTGAACTAGAACAAGATCATGCTCAAATATGTTCTATATGTTTTGTCATATATTAACGCGTCTCCTTTCTCCTATACAAATTCAAAACCTGATCTCTGTTGCTGATCACAAACTGTGTTGAGCACTTGACCTAGGGCATACCATATATACATCATCGAGTAATTAGAACTCGTCGTCTAGACCCATTATTATCTAGTGTATCATGGAGGCCCAACTGCTTTAACGAAAGGGCTGGAGCCAAATCCACACAACCCAAATcagttttaaaataacaaaaccaaCAATCATCAACTAAACATCGAATTCGAACCAAAGGTAGATTTGTGCAATCAAAactgaataaataaaaattatctttttaacgAAAAAAACATCTGAACATACCAAACCCTTTAACAAAATGAAAACATCTGAACATaccaaaattaattttgtagaaATGAGTAATCGCTATTTTTGTTTGGAACACTTTTTATTGGGGGGGGGAAAACACAAATATGTGTGTACAACTCATATTCTAGATTTTCCCCCAATAGAATGCAAAACCAAATCTAACAAAATAGAATTTGTTACGGGATAAAGCCTAATCGACCAAAATTTCAAACCGAGAACGAACCAAAGACGTAGACCAATTTAATTGAAAACCGGTTTAGGCTAGctgataaataaagaaaaaagggTTTCGATATCTTCTTCTGAATCTTTCTCGCCGCTTCTctttaaaccaaaacaaaaagatggAAGAAGTTATAGCAGAGCCGCCTCCGACTATCTCTCCGGCGATTGTGGATTACGACGAGCAGATTGAAGACGATGACGACGACTCCGATCTTTCTATCTCGTCAGACTCCGACATAGGTGAAGCTCTAGACTGGCTCGACGGCAAAGACGACGACGAGCTCATCGGTGGCGGCTTCTCTCTGCACGCTCGTCGTCCCAACGCCCACGGCGGAAATGGAGCTAGGCCTAACTCGGGCGCTCTTCAGCCTCTTTCTAACAAGGCTCAGAAGCTTTCCAGCCATGTCCGCGCGTCCCCGTTGGAGGCGTGGGAAGGTAGAGTTGAAGTCGGGATGTCGAACTCCGTGACGACTGCGATACGTGGGAGTCTCAGAGACACGGAGATCGGGAGGAGCAGGAACACTGATAAAGCAGACAGGGCGACGGTTGAACAGGTGAAAATTTTTCTTAGTTTTAGAAAAAACACAATCTTGTCGGAATGTGCTgatgttgtaaaaaaaaaaaatcttgtctGAATGTGCTGatgttgtttgttttgttttgaccAGGCGCTTGATCCGAGGACACGTATGGTGTTGTTTAGGATGCTTAATCGTGGTGTGTTTAATGATGTTAATGGATGTATTTCCACAGGCAAAGAAGTATGTCACTCATTTTCGATAATTATTATTGAAGTAGCACCACCAACGTGTATAGATAGATTCGTTTGTTAACAGCGCTCTCTTTTATAGGCTAATGTTTATCATGCTACAAAATCTGATGGTGCGGAACTTGCAATTAAAGTGTACAAGACATCAGTTCTGGTCTTCAAGTGAGTTTAATACATGTTCTTTAATCATTTCTTATCAAAAGTAATCGCTACCATATTGTTATTGACCCTTTGAAACGCTGTTTTCAACTTTTGATGATTCTAGGGATCGAGATCGATATGTACAAGGAGATTACCGTTTCAGACATGGCTACTGTAAGCATAATCCCCGGAAGATGGTCAAGACTTGGGCTGAGAAAGAACACAGAAATCTTAAGAGGTAAAAAAAACCTACATACAGTTCGTCATCGATGTGTAGTGAAATTAGAATAAGGAATTTTGGTAGTACACTTAGTACATATGAAACATGATAACTGTAGATTAAAACATATCTTGTTTTCCAAACATAATCCTTAGATGGTATACATATTTCATTGGCAGGCTTCAGGCAGCAGGAATTAGATGTCCAGTTCCCATACTTCTACGACTTCATGTTCTAGTCATGGAGTTTATTGGTACGCTCTGATGCATTACCTGTTGTTTTTATCTCTTAAGTCAAGAATTGTCTTCTTTTTCACTCTGATTTCATGTATGATTTCACTTGTTTCAAACAGAGAAATGATGaactaagattttttttattttattatataaattttcaggAAGAGATGGCTGGGCTGCACCTCGTCTCAAGGATGCTGCACTATCACTAGACAAGTTACGCGAGTCTTATCTAGAGGTATGCGAGTGTCTTAATATCTTTATGGGTCTCATTGCTATCATAACGGGGTTTTGCTGACATCTtttcgttttgattttttttttttttgtgtacagTTGATAATCCAAATGAGAACATTGTATCAGAAGTGCAAACTGGTTCATGGAGATCTCAGTGAGTATAACATTCTTTATTTCGAGGTGAGTTTTGAGTTGATTTGTTCGTAAAGGACCTCTTTTGGGTTTACATGAACTCACTTATTGATGTTATCTTGATCTTTTCTCAGGGGCACCTTTATATAATTGATGTTTCACAGTCTGTGGACCTGGACCATCCTCTTGCCCTCACTTTTCTACGGGAAGATTGTGACCACGTTTCAGTAAGTGCTTGACGATTTTAACAATACTTGATTTGACTGGATAATGGTATCTCATGCATGTTTTATTTCGACATTTCACGTGCAGGATTTTTTCAAGAAACATGGTGTTGCTGTAATGACCATAAGGGAGCTATTTGACTTCATAGTGGACCCAACGATTTCAGACGAGAATGTTGATAGCTATTTGGAAGAGGTATGTAACGATTAACCAGTGGGAGCTCCACGTTTAAGCTAAACTAATGAAGTGTGTAATATTTGTCAGGTCCAACGCAAAGTGATAGAGCGAGGAGAGCTATCCGTAGAGGATGAGATCGCGGATTCAGTATTCATGAAGGTAAGTGAAGTATATATCTAGTCATTAGAAATAATGTCTGAAAGATTATTTCAATCTTAATTGTTTTGGTTGTTATGGTGATCAGTCATACATACCGAAGTCTCTGGACGCTGTGAAGAACCCGGAAGCCGATGTGGAGAAGATAACAAGCGGGCAGGACACAGGAGACATGTTGTACCAAACAATAACGGGGCTTAAGGATGCTCTTCCTAAAGTAGATGAGCAGCTAGTAAAGGTTGATGTTGAAGATAAAAAAGAGGACGAAGAAGGaggtgaaaaagaagaagaagaaagtgaaaaCGATGAAGAGGAAGACGAAAGTGAGAGTGAAGAAGAGTTGGGTCCTGAAGACAAGAAAGCAGCAAGGAAAGAGCACaagaagaaagtgaaagaagagaagagagaggctAGGAAGAACAAGACACCCAAATCTgtcaagaagagaaagaagaaaatctcTAAACCCCACAAGACCCGTTAGCTATTTATTTATGTTCCAGATGGACTCTGTTTACTTGTCcttttgttatttataattatttatgagtttttttcttATCATCTAATAGAGTTGTGAGAGGATTTGTGTTAAATTCTTGAATATTGAGTATAAACATGGGATCGTTTTCTCTTGTCTTACACGTGATTCACAATACCCTTATTACCAAACTGTAGTAGAATCAAATACATGATATGAAGGTATTCAAATTAAACACCTAATTGTTTAGGACATTAAAACAAAGCCTAATAACTCGGTAATAAGAGGACCGTAGGTTTCTTTTAGACAGAAAAACTTTGGAACAGCTGGAAGAGTAACTTCGACCAATGAGACACAAAAGCTAACCAAACTGAAAAATAGTAACActtgaaaaacattaaaaagacAGTAATGTAGAATCAACACATGATAAGCACCTAGCTCCTATACTAGTAAtgtaaataattgaaaaaaatcaaaggaATTTCAAAAAAGTACTTCAACTTTgataagatagatagatatatatatatataaagtgtaTACGTCGGATTGGACCGCAGATCATTGAAGGAAAAAACGGGAAGAAGAAATCATGTGGAAGAAATTTAGGCAAAGTCACATTCATAAATTTGCCTAAACAGTTACTAAacaattcttttcttttatataatttttggatCAAATTTTCACTTTCACATTATTTTCTGAATctaatgaatatttaaaattttaataagcTCAAAATGTTGTTGTTCAACACTCGCTactaaattttattcatttatctTCCTCAGATTTTAGTTAGTCCAAAGTATCCATACAAATTTAGCAAAGCTCTGTTTCTTTGTCCACGAATGCTTTCTAACTTCTCTGTTAAAGCCTTAATCTTCATATTTACGATTATGGTCTCTCTATTTTTCTTCGATAACGGTTTTTGGCATGTACACCCACACAAACCCCAAAGAAACGGATCGAACTCACAGATTTTAGGATGTGAGCATATACCCCAAACCATTAGACTGCAAGGTCTTGCCCTTGTCATCTCTCTCTTGATTAGCTCTAGCTTCTTTCTATTATCCAAAATGACTTTTATATCTCCTTCACGTCCTTTTTCCAAAACCTGTAACAATTTTGGATGTGATCATCATTTTCGTTGAAATGTTACTCTACGCACTGTTGTTTGGAGACTATTTATAATGGTAATATTGATAAGTACAACAATAGATTAAAAATGGTGTTagattttatgaaattaaaacCGAACTAAACCGTTACCGGATAACATAAAAGAAGTTAAAACTGATGAATTATAGCGGATTAATGCTACACTTACttgaatctgttttttttatctcattTCTAGACAACGATGAATTCCGGTCAACTTCTCTAAGCTCAACCTATGAGAAAGTTAAATCAAAATAAGTTTTtgcaaagagaaaaaaaataagatgaacAGTATAATAGTCAACAAAATTTTCGTACTTGTTCATCAAGCGCCTTGAACGGATAACCATATTCTTTATGTGTTTTCGGATTAAACATCTTGAGAAGATATCTCTCAGCAACCATGTGATGCACCTCATGCAACATCCGATGATTTAGGTTCTGCCAATATATATCAGCATAACATATTCGGtcaaactttttgaaaattaaaagtaaaaaaaaaaaaaaaattctttaaaatgtACCTTCTTGTTATCAATATCTGCACCATGAGcaacaaatatatattcaagTTTGATCTTCAAACAAGCCAATGTATTTTGGTAGAACGATATCCAATTCTCGTAGAAGCCTAATGcatatttcaattgtttttttaggGTTGAGATATTGCTCTCAGGATCAAGCTGTTAACCATTAAACACAGACATAAAAATGTTTGGCACTGTTAGAACTTAGATCGTGATACTATTTTCAACATATCTATAAAGACATTTCCCTCTTTTCTCCAAAGTATAATTACCTCTTTTTCAATTTCATCTACTATCTTTTCTGCCATTTCCCGTACTTTTGATTTCTCATATCGGTAGTGATTTGTAGCAGGATCATCAAGCTTGAGACGTTTCATTCGTCCATCTTTCTTGGATTTTGGAACCTCCATAGTACAAAATGTAAATGAAATAGTATATATCTTTCAACCGGATCAAAACAGTGAAGATTATTTGATAAGTACTAAGTTTCTTTGCTTTCTACATAAAAAGAAGACGACCTTGTCTTGGTACTTGCATAGCACGCCTATGAACTTGACTTGACCAGTTGTTTAATCGTGGCCAgcttttatttttaagtaataaaatTTCTTATGCTACTCTGTCGTATCCTGTTAAACAAAAATTTGCTTGCGGAGAAAGACAAAGTAGACTGTCAacaacaatattatttttacgTACTATTTGATCCTAATTGATCTATAATTTTCAGTTATATACGTactagtttagttttttttttttttttttggctcaactTCAACTTTGTATTAACCAATTCGTGGTAACGAGATTACAACCTCATAAGATTTTCACCCCACATACAATATCGGGATCTAGTATCACCTATGAACACTTAGAAGGATCCTACGCTACTCGAGTCAATCCGATATTGCATTTTTCACCACAACGAGAATGAGAACATCCCACTACTCGGAATGAACCATCTCTTAGACCATTAAATTCTACCACTAAATCCTACCACTAAAAACAGACTACAAGACATATCCTTTGCCAGCAGATCCAATAATGAGAATTCTAAAGGATTAGCACACAGTGAATGGATCTAATGAATAAGCTTGGCCATTGCTTCATCACCCGAAAGGCGCTTTTCTCACTATTGAGAGAGGACTTTCATTAGGGCTCTTAGCAACTGGATTAGTGGTCAGAAGAATCAGTCCGACCAGTTACTGCATCGCCACACTGGCGCATCAACCTCTCCATGTATCTGAGAGCTTCAGGACAGCGGTTTCATAGCTGGAAAAGCGGGTTGAGGCCATGGCTTCATTAACGATCAGACCTGAACCTGTGAAGCAGAAGAAGAGGCCCAACTACCAGATAAACAATAATCGGTACTGCGCATATTGTGCCTCTAACCGTGATCACCAATGGCCCTTCGAAGTCTCCCGCATACCACTCGGAAAAGCAGAAGGTCTGTCACGACTCGCCTCCGAGAACCAGAGGAACGACTTCTCCTAACCAGACGCCTTCACGCCGATGTCGCAACTCTGCTTGAACAAAGAAGAAGCACCTCCCTTCCTTTTTCCGACCAAACCATAGACGATTCTTAACGGTCTCCAGAAGTTACGGTACACACATCACAAGAGAAAGTACGGTGAACACATGTCCTTCGTACGAGCTTTGGTGTGCCTCCACAGGGGAACTCTGGAGTTTCCTTGAACGGGAGGAGACATAGAGCATCTCACGTGCCGAGAtaaactcctaacatcaccaCACACTCCTTTCTTGCAAATCTGAACCTCAAGCCGGCAAGGTGAGACCAGCCTCCAGATCCGCAGTCAAAGTGTCAAGCAATAACAGTCACGTGCCACCGCCTCTTCACTGGGAGCCGACGAGACCAAAGTAATACGGCTCGAACCAAACTCCGACAGCAGAACCCTAAAAGCCGACCCAACCAGTGACCACCTCTTCGCTCATATCGCTGACGCTCCAGATCCACCTTCGATTTGACCAGATTTTGCTCCGCCGCGGTCAGAACAGCCACCGGGAACGTCAGAGTTCACCAGAGACGTCAAGCATATCGCTGAGGAATAGGGGGTACCGGTAGggcaaaaagaaaaggagagagGGAGTTGGAGGAGAAGCCTCCGACGCAGCTAGAGACTCGGACGCCGGGGGTGGAGCCGCTGCGCTAGGGTTTCTTCAAGGAGGCGGAGGgtttcgagagagagagagcgtatTGGCTGCTTTTTTACGTACTAGTTTAGTTTAAGATACGCACCTTGGGATGCACTGtgtataactatatatatatatatatatatatatatatattatttttatgtactATTAcctattttatattcttttacatattataaaataaaaactaagtaataaata
Protein-coding regions in this window:
- the LOC111209983 gene encoding serine/threonine-protein kinase RIO1-like; its protein translation is MEEVIAEPPPTISPAIVDYDEQIEDDDDDSDLSISSDSDIGEALDWLDGKDDDELIGGGFSLHARRPNAHGGNGARPNSGALQPLSNKAQKLSSHVRASPLEAWEGRVEVGMSNSVTTAIRGSLRDTEIGRSRNTDKADRATVEQALDPRTRMVLFRMLNRGVFNDVNGCISTGKEANVYHATKSDGAELAIKVYKTSVLVFKDRDRYVQGDYRFRHGYCKHNPRKMVKTWAEKEHRNLKRLQAAGIRCPVPILLRLHVLVMEFIGRDGWAAPRLKDAALSLDKLRESYLELIIQMRTLYQKCKLVHGDLSEYNILYFEGHLYIIDVSQSVDLDHPLALTFLREDCDHVSDFFKKHGVAVMTIRELFDFIVDPTISDENVDSYLEEVQRKVIERGELSVEDEIADSVFMKSYIPKSLDAVKNPEADVEKITSGQDTGDMLYQTITGLKDALPKVDEQLVKVDVEDKKEDEEGGEKEEEESENDEEEDESESEEELGPEDKKAARKEHKKKVKEEKREARKNKTPKSVKKRKKKISKPHKTR